A window of the Nibribacter ruber genome harbors these coding sequences:
- a CDS encoding S9 family peptidase: MYKPTLKRLSLLWFAALLALPTLAQNKQLTMEDAFINPSLNPANLRQLTWVPGTDDYSYASDKNDQLLRGGIRDNAKVILTAADVSAALEKAGGSKISTVGSLQWLNSNEVFLNQKGQLYRYNPQTKTAQKFYMLDAAAENVDFAPNRQRAAFTKGNNLFLSQPGAENKQITQDTNAGIVNGQAAHRSEFGISKGIFWSPSGNGLAYYRMDQTMVTDYPLVDISTVPATLNNIKYPMAGGKSHHVTVGVYNVASGKTIFLKTGEPAEQYLTNITWSPDEKHLYVAIVNRAQNQMWLNQYDATTGAFVKTLFEEKNDKWIEPERGMYFVPGKPDQFVWFSERDGYDHLYLYNTSGKLISQLTKGDFIVKTVVGFNPNGKEVYYTATAESPLERHLYSVELTGGGRIGRMTQGSGVHNVTLSPKATYFIDNYSSPVTPRNIRILDTEKGKVAKTLLTAPNPLEGYALGETTLFPIKAEDGTDLFCRMITPPNFDKNKKYPVVVYVYGGPHAQMITNSWLGGSNLWMQLMAQKGYIVFTLDNRGSADRGRAFEQAIFRNAGVAEVSDQMKGVEYLKSLPYVDQNRMGVHGWSYGGFMTTSLMLKQPGVFKVGVAGGPVIDWSLYEIMYTERYMDTPQENPEGYKNANLLNHVKNLKGKLLLIHGTVDDVVVWQHSQAFLKKAVDEGILLDYFVYPGHPHNVGGKDRVHLYKKVTQYFDENLK; this comes from the coding sequence ATGTACAAACCAACGCTCAAAAGACTTTCTCTTTTATGGTTTGCCGCCCTTCTGGCCCTGCCTACGCTGGCCCAGAACAAGCAGCTGACCATGGAAGACGCTTTTATCAACCCCAGCCTTAACCCCGCCAACCTGCGCCAGCTTACCTGGGTGCCCGGCACCGATGACTACAGCTACGCCTCAGACAAAAACGACCAATTGCTGCGCGGCGGCATCCGGGACAACGCCAAGGTCATCTTGACGGCGGCAGACGTGAGTGCCGCCCTGGAGAAAGCCGGCGGAAGCAAAATCTCAACGGTAGGTTCTTTGCAGTGGCTTAACAGCAATGAGGTGTTCCTGAACCAGAAAGGCCAGCTGTACCGCTACAATCCGCAGACCAAGACAGCGCAGAAATTCTACATGCTGGATGCTGCCGCGGAGAACGTAGACTTTGCGCCTAACAGACAGCGCGCCGCCTTCACCAAAGGCAACAACCTGTTCCTTTCCCAGCCCGGTGCTGAGAACAAGCAAATCACCCAGGACACCAATGCAGGCATAGTGAACGGACAGGCGGCGCACCGCTCGGAGTTCGGGATTAGCAAAGGCATCTTCTGGAGCCCCAGCGGCAACGGGCTAGCCTATTACCGCATGGACCAGACCATGGTGACGGATTATCCCTTGGTGGACATCAGCACGGTGCCGGCTACGCTTAACAACATCAAATACCCCATGGCGGGTGGCAAGAGCCATCATGTGACCGTGGGCGTGTACAACGTGGCCAGTGGCAAAACCATCTTCCTGAAAACCGGCGAGCCCGCTGAGCAGTACCTGACCAATATCACCTGGAGCCCCGACGAGAAGCACCTTTATGTAGCCATTGTCAACCGTGCGCAGAACCAGATGTGGCTGAACCAATATGATGCTACCACCGGCGCGTTTGTAAAAACCTTGTTTGAAGAGAAGAACGACAAATGGATTGAGCCAGAGCGTGGCATGTACTTCGTGCCGGGCAAGCCAGACCAGTTTGTGTGGTTCTCTGAGCGCGACGGCTACGACCACCTGTACCTCTATAACACCAGCGGAAAGCTCATCAGTCAATTGACCAAAGGCGATTTCATTGTGAAGACCGTTGTCGGCTTCAACCCCAATGGCAAGGAAGTATATTACACCGCCACTGCTGAAAGCCCGTTGGAGCGCCATCTATATTCAGTGGAATTAACCGGCGGAGGACGCATTGGCCGCATGACTCAAGGCAGTGGCGTGCACAACGTGACCCTCAGCCCGAAGGCCACTTACTTTATTGACAACTACAGCAGCCCGGTGACACCCAGAAACATCAGAATCCTGGACACTGAAAAAGGCAAAGTAGCTAAGACGTTGCTCACCGCACCTAATCCTTTGGAAGGCTACGCACTGGGTGAAACCACTCTCTTCCCTATCAAAGCCGAAGACGGAACCGATCTGTTCTGCCGCATGATTACCCCGCCCAATTTTGACAAGAACAAGAAATACCCGGTGGTGGTGTACGTGTACGGCGGTCCGCATGCGCAGATGATTACCAACAGCTGGCTGGGAGGCTCTAACCTCTGGATGCAGCTCATGGCCCAGAAAGGCTACATCGTGTTCACCCTGGACAACCGCGGCTCCGCTGACAGAGGCCGGGCCTTTGAGCAAGCCATCTTCCGGAACGCGGGCGTAGCCGAGGTGAGTGACCAGATGAAAGGCGTAGAATACCTGAAGTCATTGCCGTACGTAGACCAGAACCGCATGGGCGTGCATGGCTGGAGCTACGGTGGTTTCATGACTACTTCTTTGATGCTCAAGCAACCCGGTGTGTTTAAAGTAGGCGTGGCTGGTGGCCCGGTGATTGACTGGAGCCTCTATGAAATCATGTATACTGAGCGTTACATGGACACTCCGCAGGAAAACCCCGAAGGCTATAAAAACGCCAACCTCCTTAACCACGTCAAGAACCTGAAAGGCAAACTACTCCTCATTCACGGCACCGTAGATGACGTAGTGGTATGGCAACACAGCCAGGCCTTCCTCAAAAAAGCCGTAGACGAGGGCATCTTGCTGGACTACTTCGTGTACCCGGGCCATCCGCACAACGTGGGCGGCAAAGACCGCGTGCACCTCTACAAGAAAGTGACCCAGTACTTTGATGAGAATTTAAAGTAA
- a CDS encoding ATP-dependent Clp protease adaptor ClpS, with product MDILTEILEQEDVLVLEEETTDQRELVVFNDEVNTFDHVINTLVQVCRHSLEQAEQCTMLIHYKGKCTVKLGSFTELQAMCTAIHDRGISADIV from the coding sequence ATGGACATTTTAACTGAAATTCTGGAGCAGGAAGACGTACTGGTGTTGGAAGAAGAAACCACCGACCAGCGCGAGCTAGTGGTCTTTAATGACGAGGTGAATACGTTTGACCACGTCATCAATACTCTGGTGCAGGTGTGCCGCCACTCGCTGGAGCAGGCAGAGCAGTGTACCATGCTCATCCATTACAAAGGGAAGTGCACCGTCAAGCTGGGTTCTTTCACAGAACTGCAGGCCATGTGCACGGCCATCCATGACCGGGGTATCTCAGCAGATATTGTCTAA
- the recR gene encoding recombination mediator RecR, producing the protein MNFPSKLIENAVEELAKLPGVGKKTALRLVLHLLKAETEDTKSLSEALVRMRTGIRYCKTCHNISDQDVCGICANPLRDRSLLCVVSDMRDVIAIENTAQYKGVYHVLGGVISPLEGIGPADLKIQSLVERLPSSGVKEIILALSPTMEGDTTSFYLTRKLKDFPARISSIARGVPVGGELEYTDEITLGRSILDRTAYSQV; encoded by the coding sequence ATGAATTTTCCCTCTAAGCTGATTGAAAACGCGGTAGAGGAGCTGGCCAAGTTGCCAGGCGTGGGTAAGAAGACTGCCTTACGCCTGGTGTTGCACCTGCTCAAAGCCGAAACCGAAGATACCAAATCCCTTTCTGAGGCCTTGGTGCGCATGCGAACGGGCATCAGGTACTGCAAAACCTGCCACAACATCTCTGACCAGGACGTGTGCGGCATTTGCGCCAACCCTTTACGTGACCGCTCTCTGCTGTGCGTGGTGAGTGACATGCGCGACGTGATTGCCATTGAGAATACGGCCCAATACAAAGGCGTATACCATGTGTTGGGCGGCGTGATTTCCCCGTTGGAAGGCATAGGCCCGGCTGACTTGAAGATACAGTCTTTGGTGGAGCGTTTGCCGTCTTCTGGGGTGAAAGAGATAATCCTGGCCTTAAGCCCGACCATGGAAGGAGACACGACGTCTTTCTACCTCACACGCAAGCTCAAGGATTTCCCGGCCCGCATTTCTAGCATCGCCCGCGGCGTTCCTGTGGGCGGTGAGTTGGAGTACACAGATGAAATCACCTTAGGCAGAAGCATCCTGGACCGTACGGCATACAGCCAGGTATAG
- a CDS encoding glycosyltransferase family 2 protein, with translation MKDLSVIIVNYNVSYFLEQCLLSVRKAVRGLNAEVFVVDNNSVDGSVEMVRRRFPEVILFANQDNLGFSKANNQAIRQAKGKYVLLLNPDTVVEEDTFTRCFSYMEQHPEAGALGVKMMDGAGKFLPESKRGLPTPWVAFSKVFGLAAMFPKSALFNQYHLGHLAHDQTHAIDILAGAFMFMRSEALQKVGLLDETFFMYGEDIDLSYRVKQGGYQVIYFPETRIIHYKGESTRKTSVNYVFMFYRAMMIFAEKHFSGRQARVYSFLIRLAIYLRALLAIVARGVKALLPLLLDGLCLGLGLFAGAQMLDLPMPALQSKTWITYFVVWLGAALFSGAYDPPTRLYRLVRGMLVGSILIMAFSNVTNAGFTQKKHLLVGVLVGLAAMTGWRLFWHWTQFGHWRFGEPKVKRIAVVGSQKEVTRAGALLKQAGAHAPVAQFEPQYTAHDLQQIKEVIQIHRINEVIFCGKDLAVSQIIEWMVQIHNSSLEFKILPENSAYIIGSSSKNTRGDYYALHIEVNLLNPYHVRNKMVLNSLMSVGLLLLSPVLIWQIPEKKQFFKNCLASLVGLYHWVGLKATATADTRPAILSPADQGRKKGATDATARQMEVVYAKDYTAWTDLSIVLKNLSRLGRSV, from the coding sequence TTGAAAGACCTCTCCGTCATTATTGTTAACTACAACGTCAGCTACTTTCTGGAGCAGTGCCTGCTGTCCGTAAGAAAAGCTGTTAGAGGTCTCAACGCCGAGGTCTTCGTGGTAGACAACAACTCGGTAGATGGGTCAGTGGAGATGGTGCGCCGGCGTTTCCCCGAGGTGATTCTCTTTGCCAACCAGGACAACCTGGGTTTCTCTAAGGCCAATAACCAGGCCATCAGGCAGGCGAAGGGCAAATACGTGCTGTTGCTCAACCCAGACACGGTAGTAGAAGAAGACACGTTTACGCGTTGCTTTTCTTACATGGAGCAACACCCAGAAGCGGGGGCTTTGGGCGTGAAGATGATGGACGGAGCCGGTAAGTTTCTGCCGGAGTCCAAGCGGGGACTGCCTACGCCGTGGGTGGCCTTTAGCAAAGTGTTCGGGTTGGCGGCTATGTTTCCAAAATCAGCGCTGTTCAATCAATACCACCTGGGCCATCTGGCCCATGACCAAACCCATGCCATAGACATTTTGGCGGGCGCGTTCATGTTCATGCGCTCAGAGGCTTTACAGAAAGTAGGCCTGTTGGACGAGACCTTCTTCATGTACGGCGAAGACATTGACCTTTCCTATCGCGTCAAGCAAGGTGGTTATCAGGTTATTTATTTCCCGGAGACGCGCATCATTCATTACAAAGGCGAAAGTACCCGCAAGACCAGTGTGAACTACGTGTTCATGTTCTACCGCGCCATGATGATCTTCGCTGAAAAGCACTTTAGTGGCCGGCAGGCGCGGGTGTATTCGTTTTTAATACGGCTGGCCATTTACCTTAGGGCCCTTTTGGCCATTGTAGCCAGAGGCGTGAAAGCCTTGCTGCCTTTGTTGCTGGACGGGCTTTGCCTGGGGCTGGGGTTATTTGCTGGTGCCCAGATGCTGGACCTTCCCATGCCGGCGCTTCAGTCCAAGACCTGGATCACGTATTTTGTGGTGTGGCTGGGCGCGGCGCTGTTCAGTGGGGCCTATGACCCACCCACGCGCCTGTACCGATTGGTGCGCGGCATGTTGGTGGGCAGCATTCTTATTATGGCTTTCTCAAACGTGACTAACGCTGGTTTTACGCAGAAGAAACACTTGCTGGTAGGCGTTTTGGTGGGTTTGGCGGCTATGACCGGCTGGCGCTTGTTCTGGCATTGGACGCAGTTTGGGCACTGGCGCTTCGGTGAGCCCAAGGTAAAACGCATTGCCGTGGTGGGCAGCCAGAAGGAAGTAACGCGCGCCGGGGCTTTGTTGAAGCAAGCGGGTGCCCACGCGCCCGTGGCACAGTTTGAGCCGCAGTACACCGCCCATGACTTACAGCAGATCAAGGAAGTGATTCAGATTCACCGCATCAATGAGGTCATCTTCTGCGGCAAGGACCTGGCCGTCTCCCAGATCATTGAGTGGATGGTGCAGATTCACAACAGCTCCCTGGAGTTCAAGATTCTGCCTGAGAACAGCGCCTACATCATTGGCAGCTCGTCTAAAAACACCCGCGGCGATTACTACGCTTTGCACATAGAAGTGAACCTGCTCAACCCGTACCATGTACGCAATAAAATGGTCTTGAACTCGCTCATGAGCGTAGGGCTGTTGCTGTTGTCGCCGGTGCTCATCTGGCAGATTCCTGAGAAGAAGCAGTTCTTTAAAAATTGCCTGGCCAGCTTGGTAGGCTTGTACCATTGGGTGGGGCTAAAGGCCACGGCCACGGCAGACACGCGCCCGGCCATACTCTCGCCGGCAGACCAGGGCCGGAAAAAGGGAGCTACGGATGCCACCGCCCGTCAGATGGAAGTGGTTTACGCCAAGGACTATACCGCCTGGACAGACCTCTCCATCGTGCTCAAAAACCTGTCAAGGCTGGGGCGTTCTGTGTAA
- a CDS encoding pyridoxal phosphate-dependent aminotransferase, with amino-acid sequence MITTDYTHLSDRITSLSESQTIAMAKKARELAAKGVDVINLSFGEPDFQTPQYIKDAAKKAIDDGYTFYTPVAGYPDLRKAIVEKLKRDNGLEYGPENIVVSTGAKQSIANAVLCLVNPGDEVVIFSPYWVSYEEVVKLAEGIPVPVMGSLENNYKVTAQQFEDAITSNTKLVMYSSPCNPTGSVFTEEELASFAAVLERHPQVYVIADEIYEYINFTGKHHSLAQFASIKDRVVTVNGFSKGYAMTGWRVGYLAASKEIADACDKMQSQITSGTCSVAQKAAVGALEGGRTSAEEMTMAYLRRRDLVLGLMKDIPGLKTYIPEGAFYIFPDVSYYFGKRTGDQEINNANDLAMYLLNDAHVSLVDGAAFGAPQCIRFSFAASDAKLIEAMERIKASLAKLS; translated from the coding sequence ATGATAACTACTGATTATACCCATCTTTCTGACCGTATCACCTCCCTCTCTGAATCACAGACCATTGCCATGGCCAAGAAAGCCCGCGAACTGGCTGCCAAAGGCGTAGACGTGATCAACCTCAGCTTTGGAGAACCTGATTTTCAGACCCCGCAATACATCAAAGACGCCGCCAAAAAGGCCATTGATGACGGGTATACGTTCTACACGCCCGTGGCTGGTTACCCAGATTTACGCAAGGCCATTGTAGAGAAGCTGAAAAGAGACAACGGGCTGGAGTATGGTCCAGAAAACATTGTGGTGTCTACGGGTGCCAAGCAGTCTATTGCCAACGCCGTTTTGTGTCTGGTGAACCCTGGGGACGAAGTGGTGATTTTCTCGCCGTACTGGGTGAGTTATGAAGAAGTGGTGAAGCTGGCCGAAGGCATTCCGGTGCCGGTGATGGGGTCTTTGGAAAACAACTACAAAGTCACCGCCCAGCAGTTTGAAGATGCTATCACGTCCAACACCAAGCTGGTCATGTACTCGTCGCCGTGCAACCCCACCGGTTCTGTATTCACGGAGGAGGAACTGGCTTCTTTTGCGGCAGTATTGGAAAGACATCCGCAGGTGTACGTGATTGCTGATGAAATTTACGAGTACATCAACTTTACGGGCAAGCACCACAGCCTGGCGCAATTTGCTTCTATCAAAGACCGCGTAGTGACCGTGAACGGTTTCTCTAAAGGCTATGCCATGACCGGCTGGCGCGTGGGTTACCTGGCGGCCAGTAAAGAAATAGCAGACGCCTGTGACAAGATGCAAAGCCAAATCACCAGCGGTACGTGTTCCGTTGCTCAGAAAGCCGCCGTGGGTGCGCTGGAAGGCGGTAGAACGTCGGCTGAGGAAATGACCATGGCCTACCTGCGCCGCCGGGATTTGGTGTTGGGCTTGATGAAGGACATCCCGGGCTTGAAAACCTACATCCCCGAGGGTGCTTTCTACATCTTCCCAGACGTGAGTTATTACTTCGGCAAGCGCACTGGAGACCAGGAAATCAACAATGCCAATGACCTGGCCATGTACCTGCTCAATGACGCGCACGTGTCTCTGGTAGACGGAGCCGCTTTTGGCGCGCCGCAGTGCATTCGCTTCTCGTTTGCCGCCTCAGATGCCAAGCTGATTGAAGCCATGGAGCGCATCAAGGCCAGTCTGGCCAAGTTATCATAA
- a CDS encoding bifunctional heptose 7-phosphate kinase/heptose 1-phosphate adenyltransferase gives MSDNSTLTSIFERFRALQVLVVGDVMIDAYLWGKSSRLSPEAPVPIVNRLKVEQRLGGAANVALNVQSLGATPLLCSVVGDDQEGAALVRLLLEQNQTDAGIVLSPERPTTVKQRIISGGQQLLRIDSEVETDLTPYEHKALVERFANLLNKADVVIFEDYDKGVLSLEVIQELLALAKAKGVPTVVDPKKKNFLSYKGCSLFKPNLKELKEGLKVDFADSHHEAFEDAVTQLQEVMAVENVLVTLSERGVFCQDANGEKTYLDAHIRTISDVSGAGDTVVSIAALCMALSLPLPALAELANLGGGLVCEHVGVVPINAEQLLQEARRSPVLKKHLA, from the coding sequence ATGTCTGACAACAGTACCTTAACGTCTATTTTTGAACGCTTCCGGGCTTTGCAGGTGCTGGTGGTGGGTGACGTCATGATAGATGCCTACCTGTGGGGAAAATCCTCGCGCCTGTCGCCAGAGGCGCCCGTGCCCATTGTCAACCGCCTGAAGGTGGAGCAGCGCTTGGGCGGAGCCGCCAACGTGGCCCTCAACGTGCAAAGCCTGGGTGCCACCCCTTTGTTGTGCTCAGTGGTAGGCGATGACCAGGAGGGAGCCGCCTTGGTGCGCCTACTCTTGGAACAAAACCAAACCGATGCCGGCATCGTGCTCAGCCCAGAGCGTCCTACTACGGTCAAGCAACGCATCATCTCGGGGGGGCAGCAACTGTTGCGCATAGACTCTGAAGTAGAAACCGACCTCACGCCCTATGAGCACAAAGCCCTGGTAGAACGGTTTGCCAACCTGCTAAACAAGGCAGACGTGGTCATCTTTGAAGACTATGACAAAGGTGTGCTTAGCTTAGAAGTCATTCAGGAGCTGCTGGCTCTGGCCAAGGCCAAAGGCGTGCCCACGGTGGTAGACCCCAAGAAGAAGAACTTCCTGTCTTATAAAGGTTGCAGCCTTTTCAAACCCAACCTGAAAGAACTCAAAGAAGGACTGAAGGTTGATTTTGCAGACAGCCACCATGAAGCCTTTGAAGACGCGGTAACCCAATTGCAAGAGGTGATGGCGGTGGAGAATGTCTTGGTGACCTTGTCTGAACGGGGCGTCTTCTGCCAGGATGCCAACGGGGAGAAAACCTACCTGGATGCCCACATCAGGACCATCTCTGACGTATCTGGCGCCGGTGACACCGTAGTAAGCATTGCCGCCTTGTGCATGGCCCTGAGCTTGCCTTTACCAGCCCTCGCTGAACTTGCAAACCTAGGCGGCGGCCTTGTCTGTGAACACGTGGGCGTTGTGCCCATTAACGCCGAGCAGTTGCTGCAAGAAGCCAGAAGATCTCCCGTTCTTAAGAAGCATCTGGCCTAG
- the hemE gene encoding uroporphyrinogen decarboxylase, whose protein sequence is MQLKNDLLLRAALGQPTERTPVWLMRQAGRILPEYRAVRERLSGFKELVETPELAAEVTIQPVDLLDVDAAIIFSDILVVPEAMGCTYEMIEKRGPIFPKTVKTAADVDSMRVANPHEHLNYVLEAIKVTKRELNGRVPLIGFAGAPWTIFAYMVEGSGSKTFSQARKMLYEAPELSHTLLRKITDTTIAYLQAQVEAGADLIQIFDSWAGILPPAHYKEFSYRYISEICKALPNVPVTVFAKGAFFSLADFAQLDCQVIGLDWNMNVQETRQIIGGNKTLQGNLDPCALYNDFAGVERETKKMLDAFGGDRHIANLGHGVYPDTDPEKVKCFIQTVKEYSQR, encoded by the coding sequence ATGCAATTGAAGAACGACTTGCTGCTGCGCGCCGCGCTAGGGCAGCCTACAGAACGCACTCCTGTGTGGCTTATGCGCCAGGCAGGCCGTATTTTACCTGAGTATAGAGCCGTTAGGGAGCGTCTTTCGGGGTTTAAGGAACTGGTGGAAACGCCAGAATTGGCCGCTGAGGTGACCATACAGCCCGTTGATTTACTGGATGTGGACGCCGCCATCATCTTCTCTGATATTCTGGTAGTGCCGGAGGCCATGGGCTGCACCTATGAAATGATAGAAAAGCGCGGGCCTATTTTTCCTAAAACGGTAAAGACTGCCGCCGATGTAGATTCTATGCGCGTGGCCAACCCGCATGAGCACCTGAACTATGTGCTGGAAGCCATCAAAGTGACCAAGCGCGAGTTGAATGGGCGCGTGCCATTAATTGGGTTTGCCGGTGCGCCCTGGACCATCTTCGCCTACATGGTGGAAGGCAGCGGCTCCAAGACGTTCTCTCAGGCCCGCAAAATGCTGTATGAAGCACCAGAATTGTCGCATACCCTCCTCCGCAAGATCACAGACACTACCATTGCCTATTTGCAAGCCCAGGTAGAAGCCGGCGCCGACTTGATCCAGATTTTTGATTCCTGGGCGGGCATCTTGCCACCGGCGCATTACAAGGAATTCTCGTATCGGTACATCTCTGAGATCTGCAAAGCCCTACCCAACGTGCCGGTAACGGTGTTTGCCAAGGGTGCTTTCTTCTCTTTGGCAGATTTCGCGCAGCTAGACTGCCAGGTAATTGGCCTGGACTGGAACATGAACGTGCAGGAAACGCGTCAGATTATTGGCGGCAATAAAACGCTGCAAGGCAACCTGGACCCATGCGCTTTGTACAATGACTTTGCCGGCGTTGAGCGCGAGACCAAAAAGATGCTGGACGCGTTTGGAGGTGATCGTCACATTGCCAACCTAGGCCATGGCGTGTACCCAGACACAGATCCAGAGAAAGTAAAATGCTTTATCCAGACGGTAAAAGAATACAGCCAGCGCTAA
- a CDS encoding MarC family protein: MEILLATFSALFSVINPFGAMPVFLTLTQSDTPARRAHLARRACLYMVLILAVFFLAGQAVLDFFGLRIHDLRIAGGIMIMRAGFDLLNAKPEESKKISKDVVAEGIEKEDISFTPLAMPLLSGPGSIAVVISLYTTSLSILDMGLTLLAISLLGLMTYVVLLFSPKLMVFMGKAGLAAMSKIMGFIVLSLGVSFIITALIALFK; the protein is encoded by the coding sequence ATGGAAATCCTACTTGCTACTTTTTCTGCCCTGTTCTCTGTGATCAATCCGTTTGGAGCCATGCCTGTCTTCCTTACGCTCACCCAGTCAGACACTCCCGCCCGAAGGGCCCATCTTGCCCGGCGTGCCTGCCTGTACATGGTGCTCATTCTGGCAGTCTTCTTTCTGGCGGGACAGGCGGTGCTGGACTTCTTTGGATTGCGTATTCATGACCTTCGCATTGCCGGGGGCATCATGATCATGCGGGCCGGTTTTGATTTACTCAACGCCAAGCCAGAAGAAAGCAAGAAGATTTCTAAGGACGTAGTGGCCGAAGGAATTGAGAAGGAAGACATATCTTTCACGCCTCTGGCCATGCCGCTGCTCTCTGGCCCCGGCTCCATTGCGGTGGTAATTAGCTTGTACACCACCTCTCTTTCCATTCTGGACATGGGTTTAACTCTATTGGCTATTTCTTTGCTTGGGCTTATGACCTACGTGGTGCTGCTTTTCTCTCCTAAGCTCATGGTATTTATGGGCAAAGCGGGACTTGCGGCCATGTCTAAGATAATGGGTTTCATAGTCTTATCATTGGGCGTAAGCTTTATCATAACGGCTCTAATTGCACTTTTTAAATAA
- a CDS encoding 5-(carboxyamino)imidazole ribonucleotide synthase — protein MKNRKLGILGGGQLGRMLLQAGLDFNLYTLVLDPDEHAPCRFLCEEFVQGDFKDYETVLAFGKRCDVLTIEIEHVNVEALFELEAAGVQVFPKPSSIKTIQDKGLQKEFFAQHSVPTAEFRLMQGKEELEANQDFLPAFQKLRRGGYDGNGVVRLSSIADAGKAFEGPTVLEKLVNFDKEISVICARNTHGEVKAFPVVEQVMHPEHNLVDYLLAPAQIPYKLQRMAIEIATHVTTALDMVGLLAVEMFVTPDRQILVNEVAPRPHNSGHHTMKANATSQFEQHLRAILGLPLGDTEPHCPAVLVNVLGEAGYSGEAVYEGLDQTLQEPGVYLHLYGKKFTRPYRKMGHLTILAPTVEEVKQKADLIKNRLKIIA, from the coding sequence ATGAAGAACCGTAAGCTGGGTATTTTGGGAGGAGGTCAGCTGGGGCGCATGCTGTTGCAGGCAGGCCTTGACTTTAATCTGTACACCCTGGTGCTGGACCCAGACGAACACGCTCCCTGCCGGTTTTTATGCGAGGAGTTTGTGCAGGGAGACTTTAAAGACTATGAGACGGTGCTGGCCTTCGGGAAGCGGTGCGACGTGCTTACCATTGAGATTGAGCACGTGAACGTGGAGGCCCTGTTTGAGTTGGAGGCAGCCGGGGTGCAAGTGTTTCCCAAGCCTTCTTCCATCAAAACTATTCAGGACAAAGGATTGCAGAAAGAGTTCTTCGCGCAGCATTCTGTGCCTACGGCAGAATTTAGGCTGATGCAAGGCAAGGAGGAACTGGAGGCGAACCAAGACTTTCTGCCGGCCTTCCAGAAACTGAGAAGAGGCGGTTATGATGGCAACGGCGTAGTGCGGCTCAGCTCTATAGCAGACGCCGGCAAAGCCTTTGAGGGGCCAACCGTTCTAGAGAAGCTGGTCAATTTTGACAAGGAGATTTCTGTGATCTGCGCAAGAAACACCCATGGCGAGGTAAAGGCTTTTCCGGTGGTGGAGCAGGTCATGCACCCAGAGCACAACCTGGTGGATTACCTGCTGGCCCCGGCCCAGATTCCGTATAAACTGCAGCGCATGGCCATAGAGATTGCCACGCACGTGACCACGGCCCTGGACATGGTAGGTCTTCTGGCAGTAGAGATGTTTGTGACGCCAGACAGGCAGATTCTGGTAAATGAAGTGGCTCCGCGGCCTCATAACAGCGGGCACCATACCATGAAAGCCAACGCCACCTCTCAATTTGAGCAGCACCTGCGCGCCATCCTGGGTCTTCCTTTAGGCGACACGGAGCCGCATTGCCCGGCCGTGTTGGTCAATGTGCTGGGTGAGGCCGGCTACTCCGGCGAGGCCGTCTATGAAGGACTGGACCAGACTTTGCAAGAGCCCGGCGTTTACCTGCACCTGTACGGCAAGAAGTTTACCCGGCCTTACCGCAAGATGGGACACCTGACCATACTGGCGCCTACCGTAGAAGAGGTGAAGCAGAAAGCAGATTTGATTAAAAACCGCTTAAAAATAATAGCATGA
- the purE gene encoding 5-(carboxyamino)imidazole ribonucleotide mutase, with product MNPSPEKTVPQIGIIMGSQSDLKVMDAAADILQQLGIPYEITIVSAHRTPHRMVEYAENARKKGLKVIIAGAGGAAHLPGMVAALTTLPVIGVPVKSSNSIDGWDSILSILQMPTGVPVATVALNGAANAGLLAAQILGTANAVITDALEKYRTTQREKVMRSVEQLHRGDIDVD from the coding sequence ATGAACCCATCACCAGAGAAAACCGTGCCGCAGATAGGCATCATCATGGGGAGCCAGTCTGACCTGAAAGTAATGGACGCCGCCGCCGATATTCTGCAACAACTGGGCATCCCGTATGAAATCACCATTGTCTCGGCGCATCGTACCCCACACCGCATGGTAGAATACGCTGAGAACGCCCGCAAAAAAGGCCTTAAGGTAATCATTGCCGGCGCCGGCGGGGCAGCTCACCTGCCGGGCATGGTAGCCGCGCTTACCACGCTGCCAGTCATTGGCGTACCTGTAAAATCCAGCAACTCCATAGACGGCTGGGATTCCATTCTCTCCATCCTGCAGATGCCTACCGGCGTACCCGTGGCCACGGTTGCCTTGAACGGGGCCGCCAACGCTGGATTGCTGGCCGCGCAGATTCTAGGCACGGCCAACGCCGTCATCACAGACGCTTTGGAGAAATACCGCACCACCCAACGCGAGAAAGTAATGCGCTCTGTAGAGCAACTGCACCGCGGCGATATTGACGTAGACTAG